A genomic segment from Malus domestica chromosome 05, GDT2T_hap1 encodes:
- the LOC139196045 gene encoding uncharacterized mitochondrial protein AtMg00810-like, with protein sequence MDVKNVFLNGELEEEVYMKLHPGHPQSSDPELVCKLHKSIYRLKKSPCAWYLKLSSVIEEVGLKRSNADSSLFVRICPSGTLVVLIYVDDLIVTGDNASEIVLLKNTLKQKFAIKDLGTLKYFLGIEMATSKKGMFLNQRKYILDLLQEADMLDCKPAFIPLDCKHKMTMDGETLTDISYYQRLVRRLIYLTITRPNIAFAVSLVSQFMHSPTMDHLQVVKRILRYLKGSVGHGILMQNNAHTQILGYTDADWAGNPLDRKSTTGFCIFVGGNLVSWKSKKQSVIARSSAEAEYMAMATTACELIWLKGLLSELGFPSSQPMTLMCDNQAAMHIASNPIFHARTKHIEVDCHYIRERVQSNIIQTRYTSSSCQFVDLFTKPLATAVFQGLLSKLGSINLLDPNLRGSVEIDQSHKYEL encoded by the coding sequence atggatgtcaaaaatgtATTTCTGAATGGtgaacttgaagaagaagtttaCATGAAACTCCATCCTGGTCATCCTCAATCCAGTGACCCCGAGTTAGTTTGCAAACTGCACAAATCTATTTACAGATTAAAAAAATCTCCTTGTGCTTGGTATTTAAAGTTGAGCTCAGTTATTGAAGAAGTTGGCTTAAAGAGAAGCAATGCAGATTCATCTCTCTTTGTTCGAATTTGTCCCAGTGGAACTTTAGTGGTTCTTATTTATGTGGACGATCTCATTGTCACTGGTGATAATGCCAGTGAAATTGTGTTACTAAAGAACACCCTTAAGCAGAAGTTTGCCATCAAAGATCTTGGGACACTCAAATATTTCCTTGGCATTGAAATGGCAACTTCTAAGAAGGGAATGTTTTTGAATCAACGAAAGTATATTCTCGATTTGCTTCAAGAAGCTGATATGTTGGATTGCAAGCCTGCCTTTATACCCCTTGACTGCAAACACAAAATGACCATGGATGGAGAAACACTCACTGATATCAGTTACTACCAAAGGTTAGTTAGGAGACTTATTTATCTTACAATAACAAGGCCGAACATTGCCTTTGCTGTCAGCCTTgtgagtcaatttatgcattctcCAACAATGGATCATTTGCAAGTTGTTAAGAGAATATTGCGGTACTTGAAAGGTTCTGTGGGACATGGTATTTTGATGCAAAACAATGCTCACACTCAGATTCTTGGTTACACTGACGCGGACTGGGCAGGTAACCCCTTGGATCGCAAGTCAACTACTGGTTTCTGTATTTTTGTTGGAGGTAATCTAGtaagttggaaaagcaagaagcaaagtgtgATTGCTCGATCAAGTGCTGAGGCCGAGTATATGGCTATGGCAACTACTGCTTGTGAATTAATCTGGCTTAAAGGCCTTCTTTCTGAGTTAGGGTTTCCTAGCTCTCAACCAATGACTCTCATGTGTGATAACCAAGCAGCCATGCATATAGCTTCTAATCCTATTtttcatgcgaggaccaagcataTCGAGGTTGACTGCCATTACATCCGTGAAAGGGTTCAATCAAATATCATACAAACTCGTTACACTTCGAGTTCTTGTCAGTTTGTTGATCTCTTCACCAAGCCATTGGCGACTGCCGTGTTTCAAGGTCTTTTGTCCAAGCTTGGATCAATCAATCTCCTCGATccaaacttgagggggagtgttgaaataGATCAAAGTCACAAGTATGAGTTGTAA
- the LOC114824764 gene encoding large ribosomal subunit protein uL2my, C-terminal part-like codes for MAVWRAGAASSSLLSRLLRHSNVINVTAPTRTLSTDVAGSSNQLFHYDINSQYGRCMPLADMHIQAKIHSIEMNPGQGGKLVRAPGTFAKILKEPTASRCLVRLPSGVEKWIDAKCQATIGTVPSDGNKPKKLYKAGQNRWRGIRPTVRGVAMNPVDHPHGGGEGKSKSSGSHGKGSRTPWGKPTKGGYKTGPNKRRK; via the exons ATGGCGGTGTGGAGAGCTGGAGCAGCTTCGTCTTCCCTGTTGAGTAGGCTCCTACGACACTCCAACGTCATCAACGTCACCGCCCCTACTCGCACTCTCTCCACCG ATGTAGCTGGTTCAAGTAATCAGTTGTTTCACTATGATATCAATTCACAATACGGAAGGTGCATGCCTCTTGCTGATATGCACATTCAAGCCAAAATACACAGCATCGAGATGAACCCGGGCCAAGGTGGCAAGTTAGTTCGAGCACCAGGCACTTTTGCAAAGATTTTGAAAGAACCCACTGCTTCAAGGTGTTTAGTGAGACTGCCTTCAGGTGTTGAAAAATGGATTGATGCTAAGTGCCAGGCTACTATTGGTACAGTCCCAAGTGATGGAAATAAGCCCAAGAAACTCTATAAGGCTGGGCAAAACCGGTGGCGAGGCATTAGACCAACGGTTAGAGGAGTGGCAATGAATCCAGTTGATCATCCTCATGGTGGAGGTGAGGGTAAGAGCAAGAGTAGTGGGTCTCATGGGAAGGGTTCTCGAACACCTTGGGGAAAGCCTACCAAGGGTGGTTACAAGACCGGTCCCAACAAGCGTAGAAAGTAA
- the LOC139196379 gene encoding transcription initiation factor TFIID subunit 14b-like isoform X1, with the protein MNNGSSAKMHGPDQPEISGSSPKSLRTKMGKPEDSEKKIFLKNPKDVEISVPIVYGNIAFWLGKKANEYQSHKWSVYVRGATNEDLGVVIKRAVFQLHSSFSNPTRVVESPPFELSECGWGEFEIAITLFFHGDVCDKPLNLFHHLKLYPEDESGPMSTKKPVVVESYDEIVFPEPSEAFLARVQNEPAVVFPRLPAGVALPPPVPVEDASKRKRGDTKDHPLCQWFTNFSEADELLQLAAARQQVQAHIAKFRREMTLLEGKNKQVNSVSDQ; encoded by the exons ATGAACAATGGTTCCTCTGCCAAAATGCACGGTCCTGATCAACCTGAAATAAGTGGGTCCTCCCCCAAATCCCTGCGCACCAAAATGGGCAAACCGGAAGACAGTGAAAAGAAG ATTTTTCTTAAGAATCCCAAAGATGTTGAGATTAGTGTTCCGATAGTGTATGGCAATATTGCATTCTGGCTCGGTAAGAAGGCGAACGA GTACCAATCACACAAGTGGTCTGTGTACGTTCGTGGGGCAACCAATGAGGATCTTGGAGTGGTGATAAAACGTGCTGTTTTTCAGTTGCATTCCAGTTTCAGTAATCCCACAAGGGTGGTTGAGTCACCACCATTTGAATTGTCAGAATGTGGCTGGGGTGAATTTGAAATTGCCATTACGCTTTTCTTCCACGGTGATGTTTGTGATAAGCCATTAAACTT ATTTCATCATTTGAAGTTGTACCCAGAGGATGAGTCCGGTCCTATGTCGACTAAAAAGCCTGTTGTTGTGGAATCATATGATGAGATTGTGTTCCCTGAGCCTTCAGAGGCTTTCTTAGCTCGTGTGCAGAATGAGCCAGCTGTTGTCTTTCCCAGACTACCTGCTGGCGTTGCTTTGCCTCCACCTG TGCCAGTTGAGGATGCAAGTAAGAGAAAGAGAGGGGACACTAAAGATCATCCCCTATGCCAGTGGTTCACAAACTTTTCAGAAGCAGATGAGCTGCTACAACTTGCAGCAGCTCGTCAGCAG GTTCAAGCTCATATTGCTAAATTCCGAAGAGAGATGACTCTTCTAGAGGGTAAGAATAAACAAGTGAATTCTGTCTCCGACCAGTGA
- the LOC139196379 gene encoding transcription initiation factor TFIID subunit 14b-like isoform X2, giving the protein MNNGSSAKMHGPDQPEISGSSPKSLRTKMGKPEDSEKKIFLKNPKDVEISVPIVYGNIAFWLGKKANEYQSHKWSVYVRGATNEDLGVVIKRAVFQLHSSFSNPTRVVESPPFELSECGWGEFEIAITLFFHGDVCDKPLNLFHHLKLYPEDESGPMSTKKPVVVESYDEIVFPEPSEAFLARVQNEPAVVFPRLPAGVALPPPVEDASKRKRGDTKDHPLCQWFTNFSEADELLQLAAARQQVQAHIAKFRREMTLLEGKNKQVNSVSDQ; this is encoded by the exons ATGAACAATGGTTCCTCTGCCAAAATGCACGGTCCTGATCAACCTGAAATAAGTGGGTCCTCCCCCAAATCCCTGCGCACCAAAATGGGCAAACCGGAAGACAGTGAAAAGAAG ATTTTTCTTAAGAATCCCAAAGATGTTGAGATTAGTGTTCCGATAGTGTATGGCAATATTGCATTCTGGCTCGGTAAGAAGGCGAACGA GTACCAATCACACAAGTGGTCTGTGTACGTTCGTGGGGCAACCAATGAGGATCTTGGAGTGGTGATAAAACGTGCTGTTTTTCAGTTGCATTCCAGTTTCAGTAATCCCACAAGGGTGGTTGAGTCACCACCATTTGAATTGTCAGAATGTGGCTGGGGTGAATTTGAAATTGCCATTACGCTTTTCTTCCACGGTGATGTTTGTGATAAGCCATTAAACTT ATTTCATCATTTGAAGTTGTACCCAGAGGATGAGTCCGGTCCTATGTCGACTAAAAAGCCTGTTGTTGTGGAATCATATGATGAGATTGTGTTCCCTGAGCCTTCAGAGGCTTTCTTAGCTCGTGTGCAGAATGAGCCAGCTGTTGTCTTTCCCAGACTACCTGCTGGCGTTGCTTTGCCTCCACCTG TTGAGGATGCAAGTAAGAGAAAGAGAGGGGACACTAAAGATCATCCCCTATGCCAGTGGTTCACAAACTTTTCAGAAGCAGATGAGCTGCTACAACTTGCAGCAGCTCGTCAGCAG GTTCAAGCTCATATTGCTAAATTCCGAAGAGAGATGACTCTTCTAGAGGGTAAGAATAAACAAGTGAATTCTGTCTCCGACCAGTGA